From Coffea arabica cultivar ET-39 chromosome 2e, Coffea Arabica ET-39 HiFi, whole genome shotgun sequence, the proteins below share one genomic window:
- the LOC113731547 gene encoding uncharacterized protein isoform X1: MASNVVCSPATLSAFPRPLPLNNDTGGHLRLWLCPTGTPPLHNHFSRRPSDFSKEWERLDTEPRHRSRSRSGVVNAGYAVDDDDEDEDDDEDEDRSLDLLIRFVQNIFKKVSRRARKAVRSVLPVPISSQLVGFSVNGVIILTFMWVLKAFLEVVCTLGSVVFISILLIRGTWTGIAYLQESRNYRPDELDDEHRTWTGSQPAT; this comes from the exons ATGGCGTCTAATGTCGTTTGCTCTCCTGCGACGCTTTCAGCTTTCCCGCGTCCGCTTCCTCTTAACAACGACACCGGCGGCCACCTCCGCCTGTGGCTCTGTCCAACTGGAACTCCTCCCCTCCATAATCATTTCTCTCGACGCCCCTCCGATTTCAGTAAG GAATGGGAGAGGTTGGATACGGAACCTCGCCATCGGAGCAGAAGTCGGAGCGGCGTCGTAAATGCGGGATATGCTGTTGATGATGACGACGAGGACGAAGATGATGACGAGGACGAAGATCGAAGTTTGGATCTTCTAATTAGGTTTGTTCAGAATATATTTAAGAAGGTATCCAGAAGAGCTCGCAAGGCCGTTCGGTCTGTTCTCCCCGTTCCCATTTCTTCCCAATTG GTTGGATTTTCTGTTAATGGAGTAATAATACTAACGTTTATGTGGGTTTTGAAGGCATTCCTTGAG GTAGTCTGTACTCTAGGGAGTGTGGTATTTATAAGCATTTTGCTTATTCGAGGAACATGGACAGGGATCGCTTATTTACAGGAAAGCCGCAATTATAGACCAGATGAACTTGATGATGAGCATAGGACATGGACAGGCAGTCAACCTGCAACTTGA
- the LOC113731546 gene encoding F-box protein SKIP22-like, producing the protein MMKLRIRSFGTKETLRIEVPIPCSLQQLKDIISQTLRPSTSSSPSAPSDSIHLSLNRKEEIQSSSPNEDTLQSLGITSGDLIFYTLDPSRFSSSESLIPNSQEPISSPLVQNSEFPLRIDLTLDSGKPLQKPSSMEPLDPPKITNSDPSSQLKQAHQPESANLNEQNEGSTDYMEFDGIDDQEEGDDASALEAVGNGKSFSVPGFLRKVFTEELGGGDDDGSRNHKLLVIAIHAVLLESGFVGFDMNLKTESKGFPFRNDWPSSGFRLSLFYTLPEIVSDVSPGLDCHNCVVGLKFQNVGKFMMVYGSLNAGSAMHSVRLNEDELVSFLNVVWANCGLGDDIMISGDVVLGASPENEVFKFWRNVKDNLALPLLIDLCESVGLVLPPCFMRLPTDLKLKILESLPGADIAKVSCVSAELRYLASSDDLWKQKCVEQFGHACKTEDKGPWKEKFARFWESRKRRKLGSRSLFRRPLHPRRILDPIPRFPHWPGIIGGDYDLYPQIPGGARLRDLGHCSRSHVPRCQFGRNRI; encoded by the coding sequence ATGATGAAACTCAGGATTAGATCATTCGGAACCAAAGAAACGCTAAGAATTGAGGTTCCCATCCCATGTTCTCTTCAACAACTCAAAGACATCATCTCTCAAACACTTAGGCCATcaacttcttcttctccttcggCGCCGTCTGATTCAATTCATCTTTCTTTAAATAGAAAAGAGGAGATTCAAAGTTCTTCCCCCAACGAAGACACCCTTCAATCCCTCGGTATCACCTCGGGTGACCTAATCTTCTACACGCTCGACCCCAGTCGATTTTCTTCGTCTGAATCCCTGATTCCCAACTCTCAGGAACCTATCTCTAGTCCGCTGGTCCAGAATTCTGAATTTCCCCTCAGGATAGACCTGACCCTTGATTCAGGAAAACCCCTGCAAAAACCCTCCTCAATGGAGCCCCTAGATCCACCAAAAATTACCAATTCAGATCCCAGTTCACAATTAAAGCAAGCCCATCAACCAGAAAGTGCAAATCTTAACGAACAAAATGAGGGATCAACGGATTATATGGAGTTTGATGGTATTGATGACCAGGAGGAAGGGGATGATGCGTCTGCTCTAGAGGCTGTTGGGAATGGGAAATCGTTTTCTGTGCCGGGATTTTTGAGGAAAGTGTTTACAGAAGAGTTGGGTGGCGGTGATGATGATGGCAGCCGCAATCATAAACTTTTGGTAATTGCTATTCACGCTGTTTTATTAGAATCTGGCTTTGTTGGGTTTGATATGAATTTGAAAACTGAAAGTAAGGGGTTCCCCTTCAGGAATGATTGGCCTTCCAGTGGTTTTAGGTTGTCCCTGTTTTATACTCTTCCTGAGATTGTCAGTGATGTTTCCCCCGGTTTAGATTGCCATAATTGTGTTGTTGGATTGAAGTTTCAGAATGTAGGGAAGTTTATGATGGTGTATGGATCTTTAAATGCTGGTTCTGCCATGCATTCGGTTCGGCTGAACGAGGATGAGTTAGTGTCTTTCTTGAATGTTGTGTGGGCTAATTGTGGTTTAGGGGATGATATTATGATTAGTGGAGATGTGGTTTTAGGGGCGTCACCCGAGAATGAGGTGTTTAAGTTTTGGAGGAATGTGAAGGATAATCTTGCATTGCCATTGTTGATTGACTTGTGCGAgagtgttggtttagtgctgCCGCCTTGCTTTATGCGCCTTCCTACTGATCTTAAGCTTAAAATTCTGGAGTCATTGCCCGGGGCCGACATTGCAAAAGTGAGCTGTGTCTCGGCTGAACTGCGTTATCTGGCTTCAAGTGATGACCTGTGGAAGCAAAAGTGTGTGGAACAGTTTGGTCATGCTTGTAAAACAGAGGACAAAGGCCCATGGAAGGAGAAGTTTGCCAGGTTCTGGGAAAGCCGAAAGAGGAGGAAGTTGGGTTCTAGATCTTTATTTCGCAGACCACTTCATCCTCGCAGGATACTTGATCCTATTCCAAGGTTTCCTCATTGGCCGGGGATTATAGGTGGAGACTACGATTTGTATCCACAAATTCCCGGTGGGGCGAGATTGCGGGATCTCGGCCACTGTTCGAGGAGTCATGTACCCCGCTGTCAGTTTGGACGAAACAGGATATGA
- the LOC113731547 gene encoding uncharacterized protein isoform X2: MSFALLRRFQLSRVRFLLTTTPAATSACGSVQLELLPSIIISLDAPPISEWERLDTEPRHRSRSRSGVVNAGYAVDDDDEDEDDDEDEDRSLDLLIRFVQNIFKKVSRRARKAVRSVLPVPISSQLVGFSVNGVIILTFMWVLKAFLEVVCTLGSVVFISILLIRGTWTGIAYLQESRNYRPDELDDEHRTWTGSQPAT, translated from the exons ATGTCGTTTGCTCTCCTGCGACGCTTTCAGCTTTCCCGCGTCCGCTTCCTCTTAACAACGACACCGGCGGCCACCTCCGCCTGTGGCTCTGTCCAACTGGAACTCCTCCCCTCCATAATCATTTCTCTCGACGCCCCTCCGATTTCA GAATGGGAGAGGTTGGATACGGAACCTCGCCATCGGAGCAGAAGTCGGAGCGGCGTCGTAAATGCGGGATATGCTGTTGATGATGACGACGAGGACGAAGATGATGACGAGGACGAAGATCGAAGTTTGGATCTTCTAATTAGGTTTGTTCAGAATATATTTAAGAAGGTATCCAGAAGAGCTCGCAAGGCCGTTCGGTCTGTTCTCCCCGTTCCCATTTCTTCCCAATTG GTTGGATTTTCTGTTAATGGAGTAATAATACTAACGTTTATGTGGGTTTTGAAGGCATTCCTTGAG GTAGTCTGTACTCTAGGGAGTGTGGTATTTATAAGCATTTTGCTTATTCGAGGAACATGGACAGGGATCGCTTATTTACAGGAAAGCCGCAATTATAGACCAGATGAACTTGATGATGAGCATAGGACATGGACAGGCAGTCAACCTGCAACTTGA